A window of the Lolium perenne isolate Kyuss_39 chromosome 7, Kyuss_2.0, whole genome shotgun sequence genome harbors these coding sequences:
- the LOC127312913 gene encoding GDSL esterase/lipase At1g71691 produces MKVLLGLVVALAVGAGAVRAGKPVVPAVFVLGDSTLDVGNNNHLPGKDVPRANVPFYGIDFPGGPMPTGRFSNGYNIADFIAKNLGFEKSPLAYLVLKSRNYLIPSALTRGVSYASAGAGILDSTNAGNNIPLSKQLIYFASTKSEMEAAWGTQKVSTLLANSFFLLGFGSNDMFQTNPKTPADVAALYAVLVSNYSAAITNLYGMGARKFGIINVGPVGCVPGVRVLNATGACNDAMNSYAVGFAALVKSALANLAPKLPGFAYSLADSFAATQASFSNPQSLGFVSSDSACCGTGRLGAEGGTLCKRNDTLCADRDAYVFWDSVHSTQRAAELGAQGLFDGPAELTTPINFKQLAYKRY; encoded by the exons ATGAAGGTGCTTCTCGGCCTTGTGGTGGCTCTCGCCGTCGGTGCCGGCGCAGTGCGGGCGGGCAAGCCGGTAGTGCCGGCGGTGTTCGTGCTGGGTGATTCGACGCTAGACGTGGGGAACAACAACCACCTGCCGGGGAAGGACGTGCCCAGGGCCAACGTGCCCTTCTACGGCATCGACTTCCCCGGCGGCCCCATGCCCACCGGACGGTTCAGCAATGGCTACAACATCGCCGACTTCATCG CCAAGAACTTGGGCTTTGAAAAGAGCCCTTTGGCCTATCTGGTGCTGAAGTCACGCAACTATCTCATCCCCAGCGCCCTGACGAGAGGAGTCAGCTACGCCTCGGCAGGAGCTGGGATCCTCGACTCAACT AACGCAGGAAACAACATCCCGCTTTCAAAGCAGTTGATCTACTTCGCGTCAACCAAGTCCGAGATGGAGGCCGCTTGGGGCACTCAGAAGGTCTCCACGCTTCTCGCCAACTCATTCTTCCTCCTCGGTTTCGGCAGCAACGACATGTTCCAGACCAACCCTAAGACCCCAGCCGACGTCGCCGCGCTCTATGCCGTCCTCGTCTCCAACTACTCCGCCGCCATAACAAACCTGTATGGGATGGGTGCGAGGAAGTTCGGGATCATCAATGTGGGCCCAGTAGGATGCGTACCGGGGGTCCGCGTGCTAAATGCAACGGGAGCGTGCAACGACGCTATGAACAGCTATGCCGTCGGATTCGCTGCTCTCGTGAAGTCGGCGCTCGCTAACCTTGCTCCAAAGCTTCCTGGCTTTGCCTACTCCCTCGCCGACTCCTTTGCCGCCACACAAGCCAGCTTCTCCAACCCGCAGTCACTCG GTTTCGTAAGTTCGGACAGCGCGTGCTGCGGGACAGGGAGGCTGGGCGCGGAGGGAGGAACGCTATGCAAGAGGAACGACACTTTGTGTGCCGACCGGGACGCCTACGTGTTCTGGGACTCGGTCCACTCCACACAGAGGGCCGCTGAGCTTGGTGCCCAGGGTCTGTTCGATGGCCCAGCTGAGCTCACCACACCAATAAATTTCAAGCAGCTGGCCTATAAGAGATACTGA